Proteins found in one Plasmodium knowlesi strain H genome assembly, chromosome: 12 genomic segment:
- a CDS encoding ER lumen protein retaining receptor 1, putative, whose translation MKSVNDFMRKVNDVEKMKRYLSDHSASIKIYCFFLLIVFVFYHLFSDGDFSFLLTLSSVISMFSFLMVFVKIEMNKSCAGVSLKMMECYVVLNTARLFSIVPFEGYLPYDRSGDWLYQLVEAISLFINCCIVYLCRYKYKNSYDTTNDIFNNLFLIIPAFVIAIFVHPSLNSFFPADVAWSFALYLESVCVLPQLSMFQKEGKVAAFTTHFLASQALSKVLSFLFWIVSHKELNSSDNIIKSYVGVWVVIMQIVQLVLMGDFIYHYIRCLSKGVSFDNLLNENV comes from the exons ATGAAGAGCGTAAACGACTTCATGCGAAAAGTGAATGatgtggagaaaatgaaaaggtacTTGTCAGACCACAGCGCGTCCATAAAAATCTACTGCTTCTTCCTGCTGATCGTATTTGTATTTTACCACTTATTTTCCGATGgagatttttccttcctattAACTTTGTCTTCCGTGATTAGCATGTTCTCCTTCCTCATGGTGTTTGTGAAAATAGAAATGAATAAGTCTTGTGCAGGAGTGTCTCTGAAGATGATGGAATGCTACGTTGTCCTCAACACGGCTAGGCTGTTTTCCATCGTACCATTCGAAGGATACCTGCCTTATGATAGAAGTGGGGACTGGCTTTACCAATTGGTCGAAGCAATTTCGCTATTCATCAATTGCTGTATCGTGTACCTGTGCAGAtataaatacaaaaatagCTACGATACCACAAACgatatttttaacaacctCTTTTTAATCATCCCTGCCTTTGTCATCGCCATTTTCGTGCATCCCTCGCTGAACTCCTTTTTCCCGGCTGAT GTCGCCTGGTCCTTTGCCTTATACCTGGAGTCCGTGTGCGTCCTACCGCAGCTGTCCATGTTTCAGAAGGAG GGCAAAGTGGCAGCTTTTACCACCCACTTCTTGGCCTCACAAGCCCTTTCGAAG GTTTtgtctttcctcttttggaTTGTGTCGCATAAGGAGTTGAATTCCTCGGATAACATC ATCAAGTCGTACGTTGGTGTGTGGGTCGTAATAATGCAAATCGTTCAGTTGGTGCTTATGGGAGACTTCATATATCACTACATTCGATGTCTGAGCAAGGGAGTCTCCTTTGACAACCtgttaaatgaaaatgtgtGA